From a single Plutella xylostella chromosome 5, ilPluXylo3.1, whole genome shotgun sequence genomic region:
- the LOC105386345 gene encoding regulator of microtubule dynamics protein 1, with protein sequence MNFHRMIIPIAFHFARRASYYSRKSISRRHNILFPPVLTALAFFWPIKSKQSIEGSQKNQSQTILAEADKLFENGHYEQCYQLLSSDGVDNDVEIQWRICRVLYNMSKDPKANENSKKSLIARAYLVISGILEDNYNHFAVQKWYALLLDAKSANDGIKERIKQLETVKKHMDLAVTLNPKDATTLHMLGEWCYQLAEMPWHHRKIASALFASPPTSTYEDALEYFLQAESVEPRFYSVNLVRIGNCYLKMKKEDQAKYYLQLAATYPAKSNDDHQANKEAAELLNKYFKHSK encoded by the exons atgaacTTCCATAGGATGATAATTCCCATAGCATTTCATTTTGCAAGAAGAGCATCTTACTACTCACGGAAA AGCATTTCCAGGAGACACAACATTTTATTCCCCCCAGTATTGACAGCTCTCGCATTTTTTTGGCCTATAAAATCCAAACAGTCTATTGAGGGATCACAGAAGAATCAATCTCAAACTATCCTCGCAGAAGCGGATAAGTTGTTCGAAAATGGTCACTATGAACAATGTTATCAACTCCTGAGTTCTGACGGg GTGGATAATGATGTGGAAATTCAATGGAGAATATGCAGAGTTCTATACAACATGTCCAAAGATCCTAAAGCAAATGAGAATAGTAAAAAAAGCCTCATAGCTAGAGCTTACCTGGTTATATCTGGTATTTTGGAAGACAATTACAACCATTTTGCAGTTCAGAAATGGTATGCATTGCTTCTAGATGCTAAAAGTGCCAATGATGGCATAAAAGAAAGAATCAAACAGTTGGAAACTGTTAAAAAACACATGGAT TTAGCTGTCACATTGAATCCAAAGGATGCTACAACATTGCACATGCTTGGAGAATGGTGCTACCAGCTCGCTGAAATGCCGTGGCATCACCGGAAGATAGCCAGTGCCCTATTCGCATCACCCCCTACATCCACATATGAAGATGCTTTAGAATATTTCCTCCAGGCTGAGAGTGTGGAGCCCAGATTCTACAGTGTAAACTTGGTCAGGATTGGCAATTGTTATCTCAAGATGAAGAAGGAAGACCAGGCTAAGTACTACCTGCAGTTGGCAGCGACCTACCCAGCCAAGTCCAACGATGACCATCAGGCTAACAAAGAGGCTGCGGAAttactgaataaatattttaaacattccAAATGA
- the LOC105386342 gene encoding uncharacterized protein LOC105386342 produces MGDTVVLCSSFEKPHNVYKFDSGVFFFNVLSRNAEAKLDLLAKICPHKTIATVILSRYSSQIIPAKSCGTKMALNTPQLLSYQSPSTLTLSWHSGMIQVGRVGGKEPIMTCRYHDPEGVPIGFVRFHTQSGVSPVTWVFDIPPERPTRPIKITTGQLRWVQASDDLPTDAIIGGFERNHTYIARAHHNGSLTPGKYVPSKKLGFIPWGHQEHAKERCEILCGYNVEWVWTYGDNIPENAVIGGQSEGGIAGQEPLYISRAMHNGFLIPGKVHAMYKTCYLPYNGGEVEVSKYEILVSKDKDFRGIAVETVKESEEPGNDIVFL; encoded by the exons ATGGGGGATACAGTAG tCCTATGTTCAAGTTTTGAGAAACCACACAATGTCTACAAATTCGATTCCGGTGTATTCTTTTTCAACGTGTTGTCCCGAAATGCAGAAGCCAAATTAGATTTATTGGCAAAGATATGCCCTCACAAAACCATAGCAACG GTCATACTAAGCCGGTATTCGAGCCAAATAATTCCTGCTAAATCATGTGGGACCAAAATGGCATTAAACACTCCACAGTTGTTATCTTACCAGAGCCCAAGTACACTTACGTTAAGTTGGCACAGTGGAATGATCCAAGTTGGTCGAGTAGGTGGAAAAGAGCCCATTATGACTTGCAGGTATCATGATCCTGAAGGGGTGCCCATAGGCTTTGTGAGGTTCCACACTCAGTCTGGTGTTTCTCCTGTCACATGGGTTTTTGATA TTCCACCGGAGCGGCCCACAAGACCAATAAAAATCACAACTGGCCAATTAAGATGGGTTCAAGCATCAGATGATCTCCCTACTGATGCAATCATTGGTGGTTTTGaaagaaatcacacatacaTTGCCCGAGCGCATCACAATGGCTCCTTGACTCCAGGAAAGTATGTGCCATCTAAGAAACTTGGGTTTATCCCGTGGGGTCACCAGGAACATGCTAAAGAAAGATGTGAG ATTCTCTGTGGGTACAATGTGGAATGGGTATGGACATATGGAGACAACATCCCAGAAAACGCAGTCATTGGAGGACAATCGGAGGGAGGAATCGCTGGACAAGAACCTTTATACATCAGTAGAGCTATGCACAATGGTTTCCTTATACCTGGGAAAGTCCATGCAATGTATAAGACCTGTTATTTGCCATACAACGGAGGCGAGGTGGAGGTATCTAAATATGAAATACTAGTCTCTAAAGACAAGGACTTCAGGGGAATAGCGGTTGAGACCGTCAAGGAAAGTGAAGAGCCAGGAAATGATATAGTGTTTTTGTAG
- the LOC105386344 gene encoding uncharacterized protein LOC105386344 isoform X1 produces the protein MANILDVSTEDNLQYQFFPLSNGSVTFQVKAANDAHIALTQGPQESDPMYEIFIGGWSNAKSVIRKNRTKPDVVEIETPGILSGSEFRGFWVRWDSGIISAGREGEAIPFISWTDPEPFPVAFVGVCTGWGATGTWKIEDGAPFETEDKLEYKFGPVVAGSLEVDFRGPSNCHVCLSNVPAENDTMYEFIIGGWENTKSAIRYCRQKPDKAEVPTRDILNADEFRKLLIEWKCGRFLVRDGSSGAVIMEWTDATPFPVTHFGVRTGWGARGQWRIRHFYGPGQQQIAAPSAPVAYATPAGYPGAASAGGALVWADAAGGQVPPGAVVGGQDCSGEPLYVARAPHEGAIIPGKLVGSHGCAYIPWGGAEHGKSEYQVLVGGPNNWVPTSGSSIPPGAFPAGESEDGEPLFIGRVSHEGSMTTGKVQQSHGVCYISFAGQELGFPEYEVLTA, from the exons ATGGCAAACATACTCG ATGTCTCGACAGAGGACAACCTCCAGTACCAATTCTTCCCGCTGTCCAACGGATCAGTCACTTTCCAGGTCAAAGCGGCCAACGACGCTCACATAGCCCTGACTCAGGGCCCACAGGAGTCCGACCCTATGTATGAG ATCTTCATCGGAGGTTGGAGCAACGCAAAGAGCGTCATCAGGAAGAACCGGACAAAACCCGACGTGGTCGAGATCGAGACTCCCGGTATCCTAAGCGGGTCCGAATTCCGCGGCTTCTGGGTCAGATGGGACAGCGGCATCATCTCCGCCGGGCGAGAGGGCGAGGCCATCCCCTTCATCTCCTGGACCGACCCCGAACCATTCCCCGTCGCATTCGTAGGAGTCTGCACCGGCTGGGGAGCCACCGGTACCTGGAAAATCGAAG ATGGAGCTCCCTTCGAAACTGAGGACAAATTAGAGTATAAATTCGGGCCCGTCGTCGCCGGATCTCTGGAAGTCGACTTCCGTGGCCCCAGCAACTGCCACGTGTGCTTGTCTAACGTACCGGCCGAAAATGACACCATGTACGAGTTTATTATCGGCGGCTGGGAGAACACCAAGTCTGCCATCAGATACTGCAGGCAGAAGCCCGACAAG GCTGAAGTGCCGACGCGGGACATACTGAACGCCGATGAGTTCAGGAAGCTGTTGATCGAGTGGAAGTGTGGCAGGTTCCTGGTGCGTGATGGAAGCTCTGGGGCTGTCATCATGGAGTGGACGGACGCTACTCCCTTCCCTGTGACCCACTTCGGAGTCAGGACAGGGTGGGGCGCGCGCGGACAGTGGCGCATCAGGCACTTCTATGGACCGGGCCAGCAGCAAATCG CTGCCCCGTCAGCACCAGTAGCCTACGCCACGCCGGCCGGCTACCCTGGAGCGGCCAGTGCTGGTGGAGCCCTAGTCTGGGCCGACGCAGCAGGCGGCCAGGTGCCCCCGGGCGCCGTGGTGGGAGGTCAAGACTGTTCGGGCGAGCCCCTGTACGTGGCCAGGGCGCCGCATGAGGGAGCCATCATTCCTGGAAAGCTGGTCGGCTCGCACGGATGCGCTTACATTCCTTGGGGAGGAGCTGAGCACGGAAAGTCGGAGTACCAG GTGCTAGTCGGTGGGCCCAACAACTGGGTGCCCACTAGTGGGTCCAGCATCCCCCCCGGCGCCTTCCCGGCCGGAGAGTCTGAGGATGGAGAGCCGCTCTTCATCGGCAGGGTCAGCCACGAAGGCAGCATGACCACCGGCAAGGTGCAACAATCACACGGCGTCTGTTACATCTCATTCGCTGGACAAGAACTGGGATTCCCCGAATACGAAGTGCTTACTGCTTAA
- the LOC105386344 gene encoding C3 and PZP-like alpha-2-macroglobulin domain-containing protein 8 isoform X2, with the protein MANILDVSTEDNLQYQFFPLSNGSVTFQVKAANDAHIALTQGPQESDPMYEIFIGGWSNAKSVIRKNRTKPDVVEIETPGILSGSEFRGFWVRWDSGIISAGREGEAIPFISWTDPEPFPVAFVGVCTGWGATGTWKIEAAPSAPVAYATPAGYPGAASAGGALVWADAAGGQVPPGAVVGGQDCSGEPLYVARAPHEGAIIPGKLVGSHGCAYIPWGGAEHGKSEYQVLVGGPNNWVPTSGSSIPPGAFPAGESEDGEPLFIGRVSHEGSMTTGKVQQSHGVCYISFAGQELGFPEYEVLTA; encoded by the exons ATGGCAAACATACTCG ATGTCTCGACAGAGGACAACCTCCAGTACCAATTCTTCCCGCTGTCCAACGGATCAGTCACTTTCCAGGTCAAAGCGGCCAACGACGCTCACATAGCCCTGACTCAGGGCCCACAGGAGTCCGACCCTATGTATGAG ATCTTCATCGGAGGTTGGAGCAACGCAAAGAGCGTCATCAGGAAGAACCGGACAAAACCCGACGTGGTCGAGATCGAGACTCCCGGTATCCTAAGCGGGTCCGAATTCCGCGGCTTCTGGGTCAGATGGGACAGCGGCATCATCTCCGCCGGGCGAGAGGGCGAGGCCATCCCCTTCATCTCCTGGACCGACCCCGAACCATTCCCCGTCGCATTCGTAGGAGTCTGCACCGGCTGGGGAGCCACCGGTACCTGGAAAATCGAAG CTGCCCCGTCAGCACCAGTAGCCTACGCCACGCCGGCCGGCTACCCTGGAGCGGCCAGTGCTGGTGGAGCCCTAGTCTGGGCCGACGCAGCAGGCGGCCAGGTGCCCCCGGGCGCCGTGGTGGGAGGTCAAGACTGTTCGGGCGAGCCCCTGTACGTGGCCAGGGCGCCGCATGAGGGAGCCATCATTCCTGGAAAGCTGGTCGGCTCGCACGGATGCGCTTACATTCCTTGGGGAGGAGCTGAGCACGGAAAGTCGGAGTACCAG GTGCTAGTCGGTGGGCCCAACAACTGGGTGCCCACTAGTGGGTCCAGCATCCCCCCCGGCGCCTTCCCGGCCGGAGAGTCTGAGGATGGAGAGCCGCTCTTCATCGGCAGGGTCAGCCACGAAGGCAGCATGACCACCGGCAAGGTGCAACAATCACACGGCGTCTGTTACATCTCATTCGCTGGACAAGAACTGGGATTCCCCGAATACGAAGTGCTTACTGCTTAA